Proteins found in one Plasmodium malariae genome assembly, chromosome: 13 genomic segment:
- the PmUG01_13056300 gene encoding conserved Plasmodium protein, unknown function — translation MININEAINENLDLFIYEDPEKCEVQNLFESIQAPWFYHLMHLLELNKEDFINIKNIIEHVKKRGNENYHILDIIDYKTYSDIMRKINSNVKNTLSVYLFSCKYFLSKYSKNIESSRHIHFVFVFGNNTADLDSVCSSIIYSFFLYIWYCLKSKIIKENESDILKFFIPVINIKKSDMKLKNLITWWLEKCEMYNPEEILVFNDDQNLLEVLKCENKYDVCFVDFNDFESNNIYNINNVKSIIDHHMLKEEVKNKRITKSVYPIYVCSCMVIIAYLYKYSSKFLGIPFINKNMMWLIYGAILKDSNNFSKEGYGKRWIQQDLNIFQSLKRFFRISNKMDIYLTYTFNIIRFSINLKKFGIENLLFADYKDYNYEVLEKKIKIRIASIDFSIDLLFSNEDINRLVRKLYELCGENNFSFFILLGSYLDNYKLNKDMGMFFYNNDVNKDDLMNALLENKDIKLAKKGCKNITWENNSYDIGIFQINNQSYSRKRLEYFLNEYFS, via the exons TGCTAGAACTGAATAAAGAGgactttattaatataaaaaatatcattgAACATGtgaaaaaaaggggaaatgaaaattatcatatattagaCATAATAGATTACAAAACGTATAGTGATATAATGCGAAAGATTAACAGCAACGTGAAGAACACCCTatctgtatatttattttcgtgcaaatattttttaagtaagtACTCCAAAAACATAGAATCGAGTAGACacattcattttgttttcgTATTTGGGAATAATACAGCAGACTtg gaTTCAGTTTGCTCATCcattatatatagtttttttttatatatatggtattgcctaaaaagtaaaattattaaggaAAATGAATCGgatattttgaaattttttattcctgttattaatattaaaaagagtGATATGAAGCTTAAAAATttg aTAACCTGGTGGTTGGAGAAGTGCGAAATGTACAACCCTGAAGaaattttagtttttaaTGACGATCAAAATTTGCTTGAA GTTTTAAAGTGTGAGAATAAATATGATGTGTGTTTTGTTGACTTTAATGACTTTGAAtcgaataatatata TAACATAAATAATGTGAAATCCATAATTGATCATCATATGCTTAAAGAAgaggtaaaaaataaaagaataaccAAGTCAGTTTATCCTATATACGTTTGTAGCTGTATGGTCATTATAGCCTATCTG tATAAATATTCTAGCAAATTCCTTGGAATTCCTTTTATTAACAAGAACATGATGTGGCTAATATACGGAGCTATATTGAAAG attcAAATAATTTCTCAAAAGAAGGTTATGGAAAACGATGGATACAGCA agatttaaatatattccaGTCCTTGAAAAGATTTTTTAGAATATCAAATAAGATGGACATATACCTTACTTacacttttaatattattagattttctataaatttaaaaaaattt GgaattgaaaatttattatttgctGACTACAAAGACTATAATTATGAAGttctagaaaaaaaaataaaa atAAGAATAGCGTCAATAGATTTTAGCATAGATTTGTTATTTTCTAATGAAGACATTAACCGCTTAGTTAGAAAATTA TATGAGCTGTGCGGAGAAAacaacttttcttttttcattttacttgGATCTTATTTAGATAATTAta AACTAAATAAAGATATGGGCAtgtttttttacaataatgaTGTGAATAAAGATG ATTTAATGAATGCCTTGTTAGAAAACAAAGATATAAAGCTTGCCAAGAAAGggtgtaaaaatataacgtGGGAAAACAATTCGTATGATATTGGCATTTTCCAAATT aatAATCAAAGTTACTCAAGAAAAAgattagaatattttttaaatgaatatttttcctaa
- the PmUG01_13056400 gene encoding conserved Plasmodium protein, unknown function, protein MESTNSNEEGFTDIPKKKENEEIVSSEHIENDILEKYDIFSNVYTSSDNSSFVDSEEDTSSKNLENSKNKNILSLTVHNIINIYPNNERNREFKKSKQKKIDEKRKKEFDKEREITEKKKKIYDEKRQKKLEIYKIGKKKKKLIEKEIYNKENIEYNYLMILNYFEYLMENGKRGDIYFSFHDLYVSPMRLYYFANINIDQIYYLDLSRKWLTDNYVSIILELCTCKKIKILNLSYNKITFIGLIHFSKFLSENKTLFCLNLESNDLTNRGQNIEEVNRLLESIKNNKSLRILNLANTNMNKNNGDAMCEMLEINKSIIEMNFENNNFTCDQNCRIIKYLIRNKNIWTKQAENEKEENDKMEKEESYMRAYLMSVESSIIEIENKESRKNLNKMVYINMWREEIKRKELNEEEIHESLEKEHEKRIKKAQMKKKKKKKK, encoded by the exons ATGGAGAGTACAAACTCAAATGAAGAAGGTTTCACTGatattccaaaaaaaaaggaaaacgaGGAAATAGTTTCTTCTGAACATAtagaaaatgatatattagaaaaatatgatattttttcaaatgttTATACTTCAAGTGATAACTCCAGTTTTGTAGATAGCGAAGAAGATACATCATCCAAAAATTTAG AAAATtctaagaataaaaatattttaagcttaactgttcataatatcataaatatttatcctAACAATGAAAGAAACAGAGAATTTAAGAAGTCTAAG caaaaaaaaattgatgaaaaaagaaaaaaagagtttGACAAAGAGAGAGAAATAacagaaaagaagaaaaaaatatatgacgaaaaaagacaaaaaaaattagagatatataaaatagggaaaaaaaaaaagaaactaatagaaaaggaaatatataataaggaaaatattgaatataattatttaatgattttaaattattttgagTATTTAATGGAAAATGGAAAACGTGgtgatatttatttttcctttcacGATTTGTACGTGTCACCAATGAGGTTGTACTATTTtgctaatataaatattgatCAAATTTATTACTTAG ATTTGTCAAGGAAATGGTTAACAGATAACTACGTCTCAATTATATTAGAATTGtgtacatgtaaaaaaataaagatctTGAACTTatcttataataaaataacgtTCATTGGActtattcatttttctaAATTCCTATCG GAGAACAAAACTTTGTTTTGTCTTAATCTGGAAAGTAATGATTTAACAAATAGAGGTCAAAATATTGAGGAAGTTAATAGGCTTTTAgaatcaataaaaaataataaatcattaaGAATATTGAATCTAGCTAATACAAATATGAATAAG AATAATGGAGACGCAATGTGTGAGATGCTAGAAATTAATAAATCGATAATAGAAATGAACTTCGAGAATAACAATTTTA cttgTGATCAAAATTgcagaataataaaatatttaatacgaaataaaaacatatggACAAAACAAgcagaaaatgaaaaagaagaaaatgataaaatggaaaaggaGGAAAGTTATATGCGTGCTTACCTGATGTCTGTAGAATCTtcaat AATTGAAATTGAAAACAAGGAAAgcagaaaaaatttaaataaaatg gtatatataaatatgtggagggaagaaataaaacgaaaagaattaaatgaagaagaaatTCATGAGTCACTGGAAAAA Gaacatgaaaaaagaataaaaaaggcacagatgaaaaaaaagaaaaagaaaaagaaatga
- the CK gene encoding choline kinase, putative encodes MESFNDTCDTVGSEKNSISNSENNNSNGIIKIIKNGNVSFSEDLKMYSTIQLNQEIEILKNPFPLQEINKKNDIPLCAQEFSDLTDPLYIKKICLEKVQEWNIFTEDDICVKQILSGLTNQLFEVALKDETLKDNYSIRRRVLFRLYGKDVDELYNTISEFEVYKTMSKYKIAPQLLNIFNGGRIEEWLYGDPLRIDDLKNPTILVGIANVLGKFHTLGHKCHLPEHWDKKPCIYKMMERWKKQLLKYKNVDKFKGDINKYLKESDKFIKFMNIYSQSDNIANNVVFCHNDLQENNIINTNKCLRLIDFEYSGYNFLSADIANFFIETSIDYSLSTYPFFNIDKKKYISYENRKLFITSYLSIYLDKSSLIVDQKTIDQFLEAIEVQALGAHLLWGFWSIIRGYQTKSYNEFDFFLYAQERFKMYDDQKEYLMSNNIIKNYD; translated from the coding sequence atggAAAGTTTTAATGACACATGTGATACTGTGGGAAGtgaaaaaaattctatatCAAATTCcgaaaataataacagtaacggaattataaaaataatcaaaaatggaaatgtcTCTTTCTCTGAAGacttaaaaatgtatagTACTATACAATTAAATCAGGAAATAGAAATACTAAAAAATCCATTTCCTTTACAAgaaattaataagaaaaacgATATTCCATTATGTGCTCAGGAGTTTTCGGATTTAACAGatccattatatattaagaaaatttgTTTAGAAAAAGTACAAGAATGGAATATTTTTACAGAAGATGATATATGTgttaaacaaatattaagTGGTCTAACAAATCAATTATTTGAAGTTGCTCTAAAAGATGAAACATTAAAAGATAACTATTCAATAAGAAGGCGTGTTTTATTCCGATTATATGGGAAAGATGTTGACGAATTGTATAATACAATTTCAGAATTTGAAGTATATAAAACTATGagcaaatataaaatagcCCCTCAACtgttaaacatatttaatgGGGGGCGTATAGAAGAATGGCTTTATGGAGATCCACTAAGAATtgatgatttaaaaaatccAACTATATTAGTTGGTATAGCCAATGTATTAGGTAAATTTCATACCCTAGGTCATAAATGTCATTTACCTGAACATTGGGATAAAAAACcgtgtatttataaaatgatgGAAAGATGGAAAAAGcaacttttaaaatataagaatgtagataaatttaaaggtgatattaataaatatttgaagGAATCcgataaatttattaaatttatgaacatatattcCCAATCAGATAATATTGCTAATAATGTCGTTTTTTGTCATAATGATTtacaagaaaataatattataaacacTAATAAATGTTTACGTCTAATCGACTTTGAGTATTCTGGTTATAATTTTCTATCAGCAGATattgcaaatttttttattgaaacaTCCATTGATTATTCTTTAAGTACttatccattttttaatattgacaagaagaaatatatttcatatgaaAATAGAAAGTTATTTATTACTTCATATTTATCGATTTATTTAGATAAATCTTCTTTAATAGTCGATCAAAAAACAATTGATCAGTTTTTAGAGGCAATCGAAGTTCAAGCTTTAGGTGCTCATTTGTTATGGGGATTTTGGTCTATTATTAGAGGATATCAAACCAAGAGTTATAACgaatttgatttttttctttatgcTCAAGAAAGGTTCAAAATGTATGATGATCAAAAGGAGTATTTGATgtcaaataatattattaaaaattatgattag
- the PmUG01_13056600 gene encoding Plasmodium exported protein, unknown function, whose product MMKIIMMCNIVSFFFLIILSKIILYNFILFRIFSYDLVYKSKHNLLHPNERNLAEGSRLRLPTKRSFDCSFTVDESIRIYHILYVELLILGDIVTYIINHINRTQSIIYSEEMLTEKVRQRVSIEMPSYPQFRIDNMTKRLKQQVEEVFLNKPLNQDKILKVYEGLRLEFDTTMQVLDCILRESHEDIRNHMLNNLPVIRLLHNSKLTDSNILISDDALSLIALRIRARILDLLQWHFERYSLANNS is encoded by the coding sequence AtgatgaaaattattatgatgtGCAATATCgttagctttttttttttaatcattttatcaaaaataattttatacaatttcattttatttagaatattttcttatgatttagtttataaaagtaaacaTAATCTTTTGCACCCCAATGAAAGAAATCTTGCTGAAGGCAGTAGACTAAGGTTACCGACAAAACGTTCGTTTGATTGTTCTTTTACAGTGGATGAATCAATAAGAATTTATCATATACTTTATGTAGAATTATTAATTCTTGGTGATATCGTAACTTATATCATTAATCATATAAATAGAACTCAAAGCATTATCTATTCTGAAGAAATGCTTACGGAAAAAGTGAGACAACGTGTTAGCATTGAAATGCCAAGTTATCCCCAATTCAGAATAGATAATATGACAAAAAGATTGAAGCAACAAGTTGAAGAGGTGTTCTTAAATAAACCATTAAATCAagataaaattttgaaagtATATGAAGGGTTAAGGTTGGAATTTGATACAACAATGCAAGTTTTAGATTGTATATTAAGAGAATCACATGAAGATATAAGAAATcatatgttaaataatttacCCGTTATACgtttattacataattcaAAATTGACTGacagtaatattttaataagcGATGACGCGTTATCTCTTATAGCACTTCGAATTAGAGCTAGGATACTAGACCTTTTGCAATGGCATTTTGAAAGATATTCACTAGCAAATAATTCCTGA
- the PmUG01_13056700 gene encoding Plasmodium exported protein, unknown function, translating to METQKYRQLGGKKNMLYYLIKISVFTIIILILQGLTDNHNVKIYGNSEMNEGKPLYQRNKRILSKLKEDYELEHNRKCETLLRTKEGESKCENKTNNGIILAAEHVNTSTEKKELEGMKLNNGKTKNVNPSKTEINNSKKNKDSITPSFFVKLIFDEPEKAIGITMLYVGAFLKYVYQFITKSNTSTNKNKSGLN from the exons atggaaacaCAAAAGTACAGGCAGCTAGGAGGCAAAAAGAACATGCTCTATTatcttattaaaatttcaGTCTTTaccataataattttaatactgCAAGGCCTTACTGATAAT CAcaatgttaaaatatatgggAATAGTGAAATGAACGAAGGAAAACCATTATACCAAAGAAATAAGAGAATATTAAGTAAACTTAAAGAAGACTACGAATTGGAACATAATAGAAAGTGTGAAACTTTATTACGCACTAAAGAAGGTGAAAGTAAATGCGAGAATAAGACAAACAATGGTATTATATTAGCTGCTGAACACGTAAATACATCtactgaaaaaaaagagttagAAGGAATGAAACTCAATAAtggtaaaacaaaaaatgttaatcCCTCTAAAACTGAAATTAAcaactcaaaaaaaaataaagattcTATTACACCTTCTTTCTTTgtgaaattaatttttgatGAACCAGAAAAGGCAATTGGAATAACAATGCTTTATGTAGGggcatttttaaaatatgtttatcaATTCATTACAAAAAGTAATACATCtacaaataagaataaaagtGGTTTAAATtga
- the PmUG01_13056800 gene encoding Plasmodium exported protein, unknown function, producing the protein MGICKEFIYTLNGTHFVTYIAKVMHLHMHSFIVNEKNVRKRIYLNFMPSFCSVVGFVSITCILLLNIYIFEKIKVTQAHIRSRYFLRNLCELRKNGSYNLSNNRTDTNSVVSNSCGTNNFEKKYNENEFGINVENVLQQQLSNIDIDLLRKKCYEEKIQLTEEELYSLIHNLEEVPSLPDMNIIWLQVRTIEADKFANMLYNL; encoded by the exons ATGGGTATTTGTAAGGAATTCATTTATACTTTAAATGGAACTCATTTTGTTACTTATATAGCAAAAGTTATGCATTTGCATATGCATTCATTTATTGTGAATGAGAAAAATGTTCGcaaaagaatttatttaaactttATGCCTAGCTTTTGTTCTGTTGTAGGTTTTGTTTCCATTACTTGTATATTGTTACTA aatatatatatatttgagaAAATTAAGGTTACACAAGCACACATAAGAAGCAGATATTTTTTAAGGAATTTATGTGAGTTAAGGAAAAATGGGAGTTATAATCTAAGTAATAATAGAACAGATACCAATTCAGTAGTTTCAAATTCATGTGGAAccaataattttgaaaagaaatataatgagAATGAATTTGGAATAAATGTGGAAAATGTTTTACAACAACAATTAAGTAATATTGACATTGATTTATTgcgaaaaaaatgttatgaagaaaaaatacaattaacTGAAGAAGAATTATATTCGTTAATTCATAATTTAGAAGAAGTTCCAAGTTTGCCTGACATGAATATTATATGGTTGCAAGTGCGCACTATTGAGGCAGATAAGTTTGCGAATATgctttataatttataa